In Callithrix jacchus isolate 240 chromosome 18, calJac240_pri, whole genome shotgun sequence, one DNA window encodes the following:
- the KPLCE gene encoding protein KPLCE — MCDQQKQPQFPPSCVKGSGLGAGQGTNGASVKCPAPCPTQTYVKCAAPCPTQTYVKCQVPCQTQTYVKCPAPCQTTYVKCPTPCQTYVKCPAPCQTTYVKCPTPCQTYVKCPAPCQTSVKCPAPCQTTYVKCPAPCQTQTCYVQRASPCQTYYVQAPPSGPTSGYCVPDPCSAPCSTSYCCLAPRTFGVSPLRRWIQRPQDCNPGSSGCCENSGSSGGCGSGGCGCGCGCGSSGCCGSGCCCLGIIPMRSRGPACCDHEDDCCC; from the coding sequence ATGTGTGACCAGCAGAAGCAGCCACAGTTCCCTCCATCTTGTGTGAAAGGTTCGGGACTGGGGGCTGGACAGGGTACCAATGGTGCCTCTGTGAAATGCCCAGCTCCATGCCCCACGCAAACCTACGTGAAGTGCGCAGCTCCATGTCCCACTCAAACCTACGTGAAGTGCCAAGTTCCATGCCAGACTCAAACCTACGTGAAGTGCCCAGCTCCCTGCCAGACAACCTATGTGAAATGTCCAACTCCCTGCCAAACCTACGTGAAGTGCCCAGCTCCCTGCCAGACAACCTATGTGAAATGTCCAACTCCCTGCCAAACCTACGTGAAGTGCCCAGCTCCCTGCCAAACTTCTGTCAAGTGCCCAGCTCCCTGCCAGACAACCTACGTCAAATGTCCAGCTCCCTGCCAGACCCAGACGTGCTATGTCCAGCGTGCTTCTCCTTGTCAGACTTACTATGTTCAAGCTCCTCCAAGTGGCCCGACCTCTGGGTACTGTGTCCCTGACCCATGCTCTGCTCCCTGTTCCACCAGCTACTGCTGTCTGGCTCCCCGGACCTTCGGGGTGAGTCCCCTGAGACGCTGGATTCAGCGACCCCAGGACTGCAACCCAGGATCGTCTGGCTGCTGTGAGAATTCGGGAAGCTCTGGAGGCTGCGGTTCTGGGGGCTGTGGCTGCGGCTGTGGATGTGGTAGCTCTGGATGCTGTGGCTCCGGGTGCTGCTGTTTGGGAATTATTCCCATGAGGTCCCGAGGTCCTGCCTGCTGTGACCATGAGGATGACTGCTGCTGCTAA